In Anolis carolinensis isolate JA03-04 unplaced genomic scaffold, rAnoCar3.1.pri scaffold_14, whole genome shotgun sequence, the following proteins share a genomic window:
- the flrt1 gene encoding leucine-rich repeat transmembrane protein FLRT1 isoform X1: protein MASTSPTAAVVTATVVTTAATMDLRDWLFLCYGLVAFLSEVIDSTTCPSVCRCDNGFIYCNDRGLTSIPADIPDDATTLYLQNNQINNAGIPSTLKKKINVQVIYLYENDLDEFPINLPRSLRELHLQDNNVRTIARDSLARIPLLEKLHLDDNSVSTVSIEDDAFADSTRLKLLFLSRNHLSSIPSGLPRTLEELRLDDNRISTIPLHAFKGLNSLRRLVLDGNLLANQRIADDTFSRLQNLSELSLVRNSLAAPPLNLPSAHLQRLYLQDNAISHIPYNTLSKMRELEKLDLSNNNLTTLPKGLFDDLDGLSQLLLRNNPWYCGCNLMWLRDWVKARAAVVNVRGLMCQGPDKVRGMAIKDITNEMDECFEAGPQSNPGVVVAAKTTASNAAVTTPQGSLFTLKSKRPGIQLPDSNIDYPMATGAGAKALVLNVKPLTADSIRISWKAMLPASSFRLSWLRLGHSPAVGSITETLVQGDKTEYLLTALEPKSTYIICMVTMETGSTYGPDETPVCAKAETADMYSPTTTLNHEQNMDPLAGLPLAGIIGGAVALVFLFLVLAAICWYVHRTGDLLTRERGSRKKDDYVESGTKKDNSILEIRGPGLQMLPINPHRAKEEYVIHTIFPSNGTSLYKSTHTIGYGTTRGYRDGGIPDIDYSYS, encoded by the exons ATGGCGAGCACCTCGCCCACAGCCGCTGTGGTGACGGCCACCGTTGTGACCACAGCGGCCACCATGGACTTGCGTGACTGGCTCTTCCTCTGCTACGGCTTAGTGGCTTTTCTGAGCGAGGTGATTGACAGCACCACCTGCCCGTCAGTCTGTCGCTGTGACAACGGCTTCATCTATTGCAATGACCGGGGTCTGACCTCCATCCCGGCTGACATCCCCGACGATGCCACCACCCTCTACCTGCAGAACAATCAGATCAATAACGCCGGCATCCCTTCCACATTGAAGAAGAAGATCAATGTTCAG GTCATCTACCTCTATGAAAATGACCTGGATGAATTCCCCATCAACCTGCCCCGTTCCTTGAGGGAGCTCCATCTCCAGGACAATAATGTCCGCACCATCGCCCGGGACTCCTTGGCACGCATCCCGCTGCTGGAGAAGCTGCACCTGGATGACAACTCCGTCTCCACCGTCAGCATCGAAGACGACGCCTTTGCGGACAGCACGCGCCTCAAGCTGCTTTTTTTGTCCCGCAACCACCTCAGCAGCATCCCCTCCGGCCTGCCCCGCACCCTGGAGGAGCTCCGGCTGGACGACAATCGCATCTCGACCATCCCGCTCCATGCCTTCAAGGGGCTCAACAGCCTGCGGCGCCTCGTGCTCGACGGCAACCTTTTGGCCAACCAGCGCATTGCGGACGACACCTTCAGCCGCCTGCAGAACCTCAGCGAGCTCTCGCTGGTGCGGAACTCTCTGGCAGCGCCCCCTCTCAATCTCCCCAGCGCCCACCTGCAGAGGCTTTACCTCCAAGACAACGCCATCAGCCACATCCCCTACAACACCCTTTCTAAGATGCGGGAGTTGGAGAAGCTTGATCTGTCCAACAACAACTTGACCACGCTGCCCAAGGGTCTCTTTGATGACCTGGACGGCCTCTCTCAGCTCCTGCTGAGGAACAACCCCTGGTACTGCGGGTGCAATCTCATGTGGTTGAGGGACTGGGTCAAGGCCCGGGCTGCAGTGGTGAATGTGAGGGGGCTGATGTGCCAAGGGCCTGATAAGGTCAGAGGCATGGCCATTAAGGACATAACCAACGAGATGGATGAGTGCTTTGAGGCGGGCCCACAGAGCAATCCAGGGGTGGTTGTGGCAGCCAAGACAACCGCGAGCAATGCTGCCGTCACAACCCCACAGGGCTCCCTCTTCACCCTCAAGTCCAAGAGGCCTGGCATCCAACTGCCCGATTCAAACATTGACTATCCAATGGCCACTGGAGCGGGAGCCAAAGCTTTGGTCCTCAACGTCAAGCCGTTGACCGCCGACAGCATCCGCATCAGCTGGAAGGCCATGCTGCCAGCGTCCTCTTTTCGCCTCAGTTGGCTGCGTTTGGGCCACAGCCCAGCTGTGGGTTCTATTACAGAGACCCTGGTACAAGGAGATAAGACGGAGTACTTGCTGACGGCCCTGGAACCCAAGTCAACCTACATCATCTGCATGGTCACCATGGAAACAGGCAGTACATATGGGCCTGACGAAACCCCCGTATGTGCCAAGGCCGAGACAGCAGACATGTACAGCCCCACAACCACCCTCAACCATGAACAAAACATGGACCCGTTGGCTGGGCTGCCATTAGCAGGGATCATTGGTGGAGCAGTAGCCTTGGTCTTCCTCTTCCTGGTCTTGGCAGCCATTTGCTGGTATGTCCACCGGACAGGAGACCTGCTGACCCGTGAACGAGGCAGTCGGAAGAAAGACGACTACGTGGAATCGGGCACCAAGAAGGATAATTCCATCCTGGAAATACGCGGGCCGGGTTTGCAGATGCTGCCGATCAATCCACACCGGGCAAAGGAAGAGTATGTCATCCATACCATATTCCCTTCCAATGGAACCAGTCTTTACAAAAGCACCCACACCATCGGCTACGGCACAACGCGTGGGTACAGagacgggggaattccagacatagaCTATTCATATTCATGA
- the flrt1 gene encoding leucine-rich repeat transmembrane protein FLRT1 isoform X2: MASTSPTAAVVTATVVTTAATMDLRDWLFLCYGLVAFLSEVIDSTTCPSVCRCDNGFIYCNDRGLTSIPADIPDDATTLYLQNNQINNAGIPSTLKKKINVQVIYLYENDLDEFPINLPRSLRELHLQDNNVRTIARDSLARIPLLEKLHLDDNSVSTVSIEDDAFADSTRLKLLFLSRNHLSSIPSGLPRTLEELRLDDNRISTIPLHAFKGLNSLRRLVLDGNLLANQRIADDTFSRLQNLSELSLVRNSLAAPPLNLPSAHLQRLYLQDNAISHIPYNTLSKMRELEKLDLSNNNLTTLPKGLFDDLDGLSQLLLRNNPWYCGCNLMWLRDWVKARAAVVNVRGLMCQGPDKVRGMAIKDITNEMDECFEAGPQSNPGVVVAAKTTASNAAVTTPQGSLFTLKSKRPGIQLPDSNIDYPMATGAGAKALVLNVKPLTADSIRISWKAMLPASSFRLSWLRLGHSPAVGSITETLVQGDKTEYLLTALEPKSTYIICMVTMETGSTYGPDETPVCAKAETADMYSPTTTLNHEQNMDPLAGLPLAGIIGGAVALVFLFLVLAAICWYVHRTGDLLTRERGSRKKDDYVESGTKKDNSILEIRGPGLQMLPINPHRAKEDSWIRSQQLPPISPGAN; this comes from the exons ATGGCGAGCACCTCGCCCACAGCCGCTGTGGTGACGGCCACCGTTGTGACCACAGCGGCCACCATGGACTTGCGTGACTGGCTCTTCCTCTGCTACGGCTTAGTGGCTTTTCTGAGCGAGGTGATTGACAGCACCACCTGCCCGTCAGTCTGTCGCTGTGACAACGGCTTCATCTATTGCAATGACCGGGGTCTGACCTCCATCCCGGCTGACATCCCCGACGATGCCACCACCCTCTACCTGCAGAACAATCAGATCAATAACGCCGGCATCCCTTCCACATTGAAGAAGAAGATCAATGTTCAG GTCATCTACCTCTATGAAAATGACCTGGATGAATTCCCCATCAACCTGCCCCGTTCCTTGAGGGAGCTCCATCTCCAGGACAATAATGTCCGCACCATCGCCCGGGACTCCTTGGCACGCATCCCGCTGCTGGAGAAGCTGCACCTGGATGACAACTCCGTCTCCACCGTCAGCATCGAAGACGACGCCTTTGCGGACAGCACGCGCCTCAAGCTGCTTTTTTTGTCCCGCAACCACCTCAGCAGCATCCCCTCCGGCCTGCCCCGCACCCTGGAGGAGCTCCGGCTGGACGACAATCGCATCTCGACCATCCCGCTCCATGCCTTCAAGGGGCTCAACAGCCTGCGGCGCCTCGTGCTCGACGGCAACCTTTTGGCCAACCAGCGCATTGCGGACGACACCTTCAGCCGCCTGCAGAACCTCAGCGAGCTCTCGCTGGTGCGGAACTCTCTGGCAGCGCCCCCTCTCAATCTCCCCAGCGCCCACCTGCAGAGGCTTTACCTCCAAGACAACGCCATCAGCCACATCCCCTACAACACCCTTTCTAAGATGCGGGAGTTGGAGAAGCTTGATCTGTCCAACAACAACTTGACCACGCTGCCCAAGGGTCTCTTTGATGACCTGGACGGCCTCTCTCAGCTCCTGCTGAGGAACAACCCCTGGTACTGCGGGTGCAATCTCATGTGGTTGAGGGACTGGGTCAAGGCCCGGGCTGCAGTGGTGAATGTGAGGGGGCTGATGTGCCAAGGGCCTGATAAGGTCAGAGGCATGGCCATTAAGGACATAACCAACGAGATGGATGAGTGCTTTGAGGCGGGCCCACAGAGCAATCCAGGGGTGGTTGTGGCAGCCAAGACAACCGCGAGCAATGCTGCCGTCACAACCCCACAGGGCTCCCTCTTCACCCTCAAGTCCAAGAGGCCTGGCATCCAACTGCCCGATTCAAACATTGACTATCCAATGGCCACTGGAGCGGGAGCCAAAGCTTTGGTCCTCAACGTCAAGCCGTTGACCGCCGACAGCATCCGCATCAGCTGGAAGGCCATGCTGCCAGCGTCCTCTTTTCGCCTCAGTTGGCTGCGTTTGGGCCACAGCCCAGCTGTGGGTTCTATTACAGAGACCCTGGTACAAGGAGATAAGACGGAGTACTTGCTGACGGCCCTGGAACCCAAGTCAACCTACATCATCTGCATGGTCACCATGGAAACAGGCAGTACATATGGGCCTGACGAAACCCCCGTATGTGCCAAGGCCGAGACAGCAGACATGTACAGCCCCACAACCACCCTCAACCATGAACAAAACATGGACCCGTTGGCTGGGCTGCCATTAGCAGGGATCATTGGTGGAGCAGTAGCCTTGGTCTTCCTCTTCCTGGTCTTGGCAGCCATTTGCTGGTATGTCCACCGGACAGGAGACCTGCTGACCCGTGAACGAGGCAGTCGGAAGAAAGACGACTACGTGGAATCGGGCACCAAGAAGGATAATTCCATCCTGGAAATACGCGGGCCGGGTTTGCAGATGCTGCCGATCAATCCACACCGGGCAAAGGAAGA TTCTTGGATCCGAAGTCAACAGCTTCCTCCCATCTCTCCAGGGGCCAACTGA